The genomic segment TCCTTGATTAGTTCTTGCAATTGAGTTTTTAAAACGTTCGCTCTTTGACCAATTAAAGGTCTTTCTTCATTAGAAAGATTTTTCATCCCTCCCAATAGGAGTGAGAGTTTTCCTTTCTTTCCAAGGAAACTCAACCTTAATTTCTCTATTGATTCAGAATTTTCAGCAGAAGCAATTTCTTTTGCCGCCTCGCTTTCTAGAATCTCAAGCTCACCGATGAGCTGTTTTAGGGATAATGTTGAACTCAATGAATTGCCATCTCGAGTACTAGTTTAATCGGCAACCTGTCCCAGTTCTAAAAACTAATAGCAAAAAAATGAAACCATTGAAAATTTTAATCAGTAATGATGATGGTGTTTTTGCAGAAGGGATAAGAACACTTGCCACATCTGCAGCGAGCAGAGGACATAAAGTTACTGTTGTTTGTCCAGATCAAGAAAGATCCGCAACTGGTCATGGATTAACTTTACATTCGCCCATACGCGCTGAAAAGGCAGACGAATTATTTGGGGGAGGTATTAAAGCTTGGGGATGTAGTGGAACCCCTGCTGATTGCGTAAAACTCGCACTTAATGAACTTCTTGATCAAAAGCCAGACTTAATTCTTTCTGGAATTAATCATGGGCCTAATCTTGGTACGGATATTTTTTGCTCAGGGACTGTTGCTGCTGCACTTGAGGGGACCTTAGATGGGATTCCATCTATTGCGGTGAGCGTTGCAAGTTTTCAATGGAAAAATTTTAGTTTCGCTGGGAAACTTTCCTTAGATATTGCAGAGAAAGCAATTCAACAAAATTGGCCCAAGAACTTACTCCTAAATTTAAATATTCCCCCTTGTGAAGAAAAAGAAATGGGTGATTTGGTTTGGACAAGACTTTCAATCAGACAATACGAAGAACAATTCATTCGAAGAGTCGATCCAAGAGGTAATACCTATTTTTGGATGGCTGGGGAAGCAGTAAAAGATCTTCAATCTGCAGGAGAAGGGCCTAAGGGATGGCCAAGTGATGTCTCTCAAATAGCTTTATGCTCTCCCTCACTAACTCCAATTCAACCTGATCTTTTTTGGAGAGGAAATTTAGATGATTTGCCAAACTTAATATAAAAATTAGTTTTTCCTGAAAATCCTTTGCAATAACCATAAAGAAAAAATCAGCCCAATCAAATGGGCAAACAAAACCTGGGTATTACTCAAGACAGAAAGCATTTCTAGAGAAGTAATTGGATAGTTTTCCATTGCTCTCATACCTGTTCCAATGGAAATTCCAGGAGCTTGCATTGAAGCCTGCACGAACAAAGCTCCTGCTAAAGATTGATATCCGACTGACGAAAAAACCAATCCTACTAAATCGACAATCAAGCCTCTCTTTAGTAAGCGACTTGTTTCACCTCTACTTGGGCGCGCCTCGCTGCCTAAAGCTCTACCAGTCTTTACTATCAACCAGCCTTGCCAAAGGCTAAATAGCAATAAAATAAATGCCAATGTCGTGAGAGACAAACCTGGCCCTAAGCCCAATGCTCTCTCTGAGTTTCTAGCTAAACTACTTCCAACATTGTTGAACAACAAAACACCCACTACCACTACACCTAAAATTGTTTGAATCCAAAATCGAAGCCAACCAATTCTTCTCATCCCTAGAGAAAGCAATTGAAAGTCGCGTTGATCTGCCATCACGATGAATAAGGCGATAAACCAAACTTGCCATCTAAGCACAAAAATTGCACGTTTATCTTGATCCCTCTCTGTGCTCCTGAAAACGCAAAACTGCCTACAGCACTAGCCTTAGGTAGTTTTGACGGTCTTCACTTAGGTCATAAAAAAGTAATAAAAGCCATATTAAAAGAGCCAATTGGTGTTCCTACAGTTGTCAGTTTTTGGCCTCACCCACGTGAGGTTCTCTTTGGAGAATCAAGATTAAGATTGGATTTACCAAATGAAAAAACATTCTTACTTGAGCCTCTAGGAATAGAACAACTAGTTTTGGTTCCATTTAATAAAAATCTTGCTTCAAAAAGTGCTGAAACATTTGTAGAAGAAGTTCTAGTAAAAACCCTTCATGCTAAACACATAGCGGTTGGAGAGAATTTTAGATTTGGTCGCAATCGAGAAGGTGACACTTCTACTTTAAAAAAGATTGGTACCTCTCTAGGGATAAAAATTTCTATTGTTCCTATCGTTGAAGACAATCATGGTCGACTTAGTAGTAGCAGAGTACGAAAAGCGCTCAATGACGGTGACTTGAAGCATGCAAAATACCTATTGAAGCGTCCTTACACCTTTAGGGGGACGGTGGAGAAAGGAAGAGGTTTAGGGAAAAAAATTGGATGGCCAACTGCAAATTTAAAAATAGACGGGCGAAAATTCCTTCCATCATTGGGGGTTTATGCAGCTTGGGCTTCCATAGCAAGCAAAAAAGAACGTTTCTTAGCAGTGATGAATATGGGCCCTCAGCCAACTATTGATCCAAACTCCTTATCAGCAGTAGAAGTTCACCTTTTAGACAAAGAAATCAATCTATTAGGACATGAATTAATTATTGAACCTGTTCAAAGAATTAGACTACAAAAAAAGTTTGATAATATCGAGGCACTGAGCAAACAAATAAGTTCAGATGCAAAATTGGCAAAAGAAATACTGACACAAAAGCTTTAAACTAATTAATTGTGGGATAAGCGTTGGATAATCCCCAAACTACAAATAAACCTATGCCTCCTAACAAAAACACCCCCCAAAGAAGCACAGTCATATTGTTCTCAGAATCATTTTCCACAATAAAATTTAAATACAAATCATCAAATAAAGGATGACATGAAATCAATACCTGTCACCCCTCCTTCTGATAATCGTATTGCTCAATTAATTGACGCGAACCTTGATCGCGCTAGAGAGGGGCTTAGAGTTATGGAGGATTGGTGCAGATTTGGTTTAAAGAGGAGTGATTTTTCGATTCAAATCAAAGATTGGAGGCAACAATTAGGAGTACATCACCACAATATTTATCGAAAAGAAAGGCTTACATCCATCGATCCAGCTATGGGCATTTCACATCCGTTACAAACAGTCAGATCAACCCCAGAGGATGTATTTATTGCGAACTCATCCAGAGTTCAAGAAGCCCTAAGAGTAATAGAGGAATTCACTCGAACAACAGATCCGCATCTTTGTGAAATAGCTAGCAAAATTAGATACGAAACTTATGATATCGAGATAAAGGTACTTAATTCGACAGAAGGCGTAAATAAAAGAGAAATCTTAAAAGATTGTTCCTTATACTTAATAACCTCAAACAGTAGAGATCTAGAAGAGGTTGTTCTTTATGCTCTAAAAGCTGGTGTAA from the Prochlorococcus marinus str. NATL2A genome contains:
- the surE gene encoding 5'/3'-nucleotidase SurE; translated protein: MKPLKILISNDDGVFAEGIRTLATSAASRGHKVTVVCPDQERSATGHGLTLHSPIRAEKADELFGGGIKAWGCSGTPADCVKLALNELLDQKPDLILSGINHGPNLGTDIFCSGTVAAALEGTLDGIPSIAVSVASFQWKNFSFAGKLSLDIAEKAIQQNWPKNLLLNLNIPPCEEKEMGDLVWTRLSIRQYEEQFIRRVDPRGNTYFWMAGEAVKDLQSAGEGPKGWPSDVSQIALCSPSLTPIQPDLFWRGNLDDLPNLI
- a CDS encoding DUF3611 family protein, whose protein sequence is MADQRDFQLLSLGMRRIGWLRFWIQTILGVVVVGVLLFNNVGSSLARNSERALGLGPGLSLTTLAFILLLFSLWQGWLIVKTGRALGSEARPSRGETSRLLKRGLIVDLVGLVFSSVGYQSLAGALFVQASMQAPGISIGTGMRAMENYPITSLEMLSVLSNTQVLFAHLIGLIFSLWLLQRIFRKN
- a CDS encoding bifunctional riboflavin kinase/FAD synthetase; this translates as MPSKHKNCTFILIPLCAPENAKLPTALALGSFDGLHLGHKKVIKAILKEPIGVPTVVSFWPHPREVLFGESRLRLDLPNEKTFLLEPLGIEQLVLVPFNKNLASKSAETFVEEVLVKTLHAKHIAVGENFRFGRNREGDTSTLKKIGTSLGIKISIVPIVEDNHGRLSSSRVRKALNDGDLKHAKYLLKRPYTFRGTVEKGRGLGKKIGWPTANLKIDGRKFLPSLGVYAAWASIASKKERFLAVMNMGPQPTIDPNSLSAVEVHLLDKEINLLGHELIIEPVQRIRLQKKFDNIEALSKQISSDAKLAKEILTQKL
- a CDS encoding thiamine phosphate synthase, producing MKSIPVTPPSDNRIAQLIDANLDRAREGLRVMEDWCRFGLKRSDFSIQIKDWRQQLGVHHHNIYRKERLTSIDPAMGISHPLQTVRSTPEDVFIANSSRVQEALRVIEEFTRTTDPHLCEIASKIRYETYDIEIKVLNSTEGVNKREILKDCSLYLITSNSRDLEEVVLYALKAGVKIVQYREKFLNDNEKISQAKCLASLCKKFNSLFIVNDRIDIALAVDADGIHLGQEDMPTKIARQLLGAEKIIGRSTHCLEDIKNAEAEGCDYIGIGPIFPSETKKQLNPIGIDYLKKGLSETLLPAFAIGGMNKSNITKLNQINNLRIAVCNAIINSNNPFSTTDELIKLLKCN